A genomic segment from Rahnella aceris encodes:
- a CDS encoding MBL fold metallo-hydrolase, whose protein sequence is MKTHLITVTAFSQNCSLIWCAKTNQAAIVDPGGEAARIIQEVSAKGVLVTQILLTHGHLDHVGAAAELAAHYQVPVIGPQKEDEFLLDALPTQSQMFGLDHCDPLTPDTWLEEGDSVSVGEEILSVLHCPGHTPGHIVFINDKARIAVSGDVIFKGGVGRSDFPRGDHQALIHSIKTKLLPLGDDMVFIPGHGPMSDFGYERKTNPFLQDEMPVW, encoded by the coding sequence ATGAAAACCCATCTTATTACCGTCACGGCGTTCAGCCAAAACTGCTCACTGATTTGGTGTGCTAAAACCAATCAGGCCGCCATTGTTGATCCGGGCGGTGAAGCCGCCAGGATCATCCAGGAAGTTTCTGCCAAAGGTGTATTGGTTACGCAAATTTTGCTGACTCACGGACATCTTGATCACGTGGGTGCCGCAGCAGAACTGGCTGCGCACTATCAGGTACCGGTTATCGGACCACAAAAAGAAGATGAATTCCTGCTGGATGCGTTACCGACCCAAAGCCAGATGTTTGGCCTCGACCATTGTGACCCGCTGACGCCGGATACCTGGCTGGAAGAAGGGGATTCAGTGAGTGTTGGTGAAGAAATCTTATCCGTGTTGCATTGTCCAGGCCATACGCCGGGGCATATTGTCTTCATCAATGATAAAGCGCGAATTGCCGTTTCTGGTGATGTGATTTTCAAGGGTGGCGTAGGCCGCAGTGATTTCCCGCGTGGTGACCATCAGGCGCTGATTCATTCCATCAAAACGAAATTATTACCGCTCGGCGATGACATGGTCTTTATTCCCGGTCATGGCCCGATGTCAGACTTTGGTTATGAGCGTAAAACGAACCCGTTCCTGCAGGATGAAATGCCGGTCTGGTAA
- a CDS encoding amino acid aminotransferase produces MFEKITAAPADPILGLTDLFRADDRSNKINLGIGVYKDETGKTPVLASVKKAEQFLLENETTKTYLSIDGLPDFARCTQELLFGKDSTVIADKRARTAQTPGGTGALRIAADFIATQTSARRVWVSNPSWPNHKGVFSASGLEVVEYNYYDAANHSLDFDGMLKSLSEAKAGDVVLFHGCCHNPTGIDPTEEQWAQLAELSVSNGWLPLFDFAYQGFAKGLEEDAAGLRLFVAKHKELLVASSYSKNFGLYNERVGACTLVAADEETAGRAFSQMKSVIRANYSNPPSHGAAVVATILGNEALRTLWEQELSDMRLRIHRMRQLFVSTLQEKGAQQDFSFIINQNGMFSFSGLTKDQVLRLRDEFGVYAVNSGRINVAGITLENMAPLCEAIVAVL; encoded by the coding sequence ATGTTTGAAAAAATCACTGCAGCACCTGCTGACCCTATCCTGGGTCTTACCGATCTTTTCCGCGCTGACGACCGCTCTAATAAAATCAATCTGGGGATTGGTGTTTATAAAGACGAAACAGGTAAAACGCCGGTTCTGGCCAGCGTGAAAAAAGCCGAACAGTTCCTGTTGGAAAATGAAACCACTAAAACCTATCTGAGTATCGACGGGTTGCCTGATTTTGCCCGTTGTACACAGGAACTGCTGTTTGGCAAAGACAGCACGGTTATTGCTGATAAACGGGCACGCACCGCACAGACTCCGGGCGGCACCGGCGCTTTGCGTATCGCAGCGGATTTCATCGCTACACAAACCAGCGCCAGACGCGTGTGGGTCAGTAATCCGAGCTGGCCGAACCATAAAGGTGTGTTCTCTGCTTCCGGTCTGGAAGTTGTGGAATACAATTACTATGACGCTGCAAATCACAGCCTTGATTTCGATGGCATGCTGAAAAGCCTGAGCGAAGCGAAAGCAGGCGACGTGGTGCTGTTCCATGGCTGCTGTCACAATCCAACCGGTATCGATCCTACAGAAGAACAATGGGCACAGCTGGCAGAATTGTCGGTGAGCAACGGCTGGTTACCGTTGTTCGACTTCGCCTATCAGGGCTTTGCAAAAGGTCTGGAAGAAGATGCGGCGGGTCTGCGCCTGTTCGTGGCAAAACATAAGGAATTGCTGGTCGCCAGTTCTTACTCGAAGAACTTCGGCTTATACAATGAACGCGTAGGTGCTTGTACGTTAGTCGCAGCCGATGAAGAAACTGCCGGTCGCGCTTTCAGCCAAATGAAATCGGTTATCCGTGCAAACTACTCCAACCCGCCGTCACACGGTGCTGCGGTTGTAGCCACCATACTGGGTAACGAAGCTTTGCGCACGCTGTGGGAGCAGGAACTAAGCGATATGCGCCTGCGTATCCATCGTATGCGCCAGCTATTCGTCAGCACCTTGCAGGAAAAAGGCGCTCAACAGGATTTCAGCTTTATTATTAACCAGAACGGGATGTTCTCTTTCAGCGGCCTGACCAAAGATCAGGTATTGCGTTTACGTGATGAATTCGGCGTGTACGCGGTGAACTCCGGCCGTATCAACGTTGCCGGCATCACGCTCGAAAATATGGCACCGCTGTGTGAAGCCATCGTCGCCGTACTGTAA
- the ompC gene encoding porin OmpC has product MMKRNILAVVIPALLVAGAANAAEIYNKDGNKLDLYGKVDARHTFSDNAGDDGDQTYVRFGFKGETQITDQLTGYGQWEYNVQANHAESAGDEGNKTRLGFAGLKFGDAGSFDYGRNYGVIYDVMSYTDQLPIYGDDTMYQNNDNFMVGRANGVATYRNSNFFGLVDGLSFAVQYQGKNDEGRDGRGAVDSNGDGWGTSAAYAIGNSGVSITGAYFSSNRTVTQKQDGTGDKADAYAFGAKYDANNLYLATFYGESRNTTDYGNPDAIANKTQNFEVVAQYQFDFGLRPSIAYLQSKGKSLNGFTNNGSTYAGGDADLVKYVEVGTYYYFNKNMSTYVDYKINLLDDNSYTKAAGRSTDDIVGVGLQYQF; this is encoded by the coding sequence ATGATGAAGCGCAATATTCTTGCAGTGGTAATCCCTGCTCTGTTAGTTGCTGGTGCAGCTAATGCAGCTGAGATCTATAACAAAGATGGCAACAAACTGGATCTGTACGGTAAAGTTGACGCACGTCACACCTTCTCTGACAATGCTGGCGACGATGGCGACCAGACCTATGTCCGTTTCGGCTTCAAAGGCGAAACTCAAATTACTGACCAACTGACCGGTTACGGCCAGTGGGAATACAACGTTCAGGCTAACCATGCAGAAAGTGCTGGCGATGAAGGCAACAAAACTCGTCTGGGCTTCGCAGGTCTGAAATTTGGTGATGCAGGTTCTTTCGACTACGGTCGTAACTACGGCGTAATCTACGACGTAATGTCCTACACCGACCAATTGCCAATCTATGGCGATGACACCATGTACCAGAACAACGACAACTTCATGGTTGGTCGTGCTAACGGTGTGGCAACTTACCGTAACAGCAACTTCTTCGGTCTGGTTGATGGCCTGAGCTTCGCTGTACAGTACCAGGGCAAAAACGACGAAGGTCGTGATGGTCGTGGCGCAGTTGATTCCAATGGTGACGGCTGGGGTACTTCTGCCGCTTACGCTATCGGCAACTCAGGTGTTAGCATTACTGGTGCTTACTTCTCTTCTAACCGTACTGTTACTCAGAAACAAGACGGCACTGGCGACAAAGCTGACGCATACGCATTCGGCGCTAAATACGACGCTAACAACCTGTACCTGGCAACCTTCTACGGTGAATCACGTAACACCACCGATTACGGTAACCCGGATGCAATTGCTAACAAAACTCAGAACTTCGAAGTTGTTGCTCAGTACCAGTTCGATTTCGGTCTGCGCCCATCTATCGCATACCTGCAGTCTAAAGGTAAGAGCCTGAACGGTTTCACCAACAACGGTTCTACCTACGCTGGCGGCGATGCTGACCTGGTTAAATATGTAGAAGTTGGTACTTACTACTACTTCAACAAAAACATGTCTACCTATGTTGACTACAAAATCAACCTGCTGGACGACAACAGCTACACCAAAGCAGCGGGTCGCAGCACTGACGACATCGTGGGTGTTGGTCTGCAATACCAGTTCTAA
- the asnS gene encoding asparagine--tRNA ligase, with protein sequence MSVVPVVDVLQGRAAVDSEVTVRGWVRTRRDSKAGISFVAVYDGSCFNPLQAVINNSLPNYQEDVLRLTTGCSVEVTGIVVASPGEGQSFELQATTVNVVGWVDDPDTYPMAAKRHSIEYLREVAHLRPRTNLIGAVARVRNTLSQAIHRFYHENGYFWVSTPLITASDTEGAGEMFRVSTLDLQNLPRTDKGEIDFSEDFFGKEAFLTVSGQLNGETYACALSKVYTFGPTFRAENSNTSRHLAEFWMVEPEVAFATLDDIAALAENMLKYVFKAVLDERADDMAFFADRVDKDAVARLERFVTSDFAQVDYTDAVEILMNCDQKFENPVSWGVDLSSEHERYLAEQHFKAPVVVKNYPKDIKAFYMRMNDDGKTVAAMDVLAPGIGEIIGGSQREERLDVLDARMAEMGLNKEDYWWYRDLRRYGTVPHSGFGLGFERLVAYVTGVQNVRDVIPFPRTPRSATF encoded by the coding sequence ATGAGCGTTGTGCCTGTAGTCGACGTACTGCAAGGCCGTGCTGCGGTTGACAGTGAAGTCACCGTACGCGGTTGGGTACGTACCCGGAGAGATTCTAAAGCTGGTATCTCATTCGTCGCCGTTTATGACGGCTCCTGCTTTAATCCTTTACAGGCCGTCATCAATAATTCTCTGCCCAATTATCAGGAAGACGTATTGCGTCTGACGACGGGTTGTTCAGTAGAAGTGACCGGTATTGTTGTCGCCTCACCTGGCGAAGGCCAGAGTTTTGAGTTGCAGGCAACGACCGTCAACGTTGTTGGCTGGGTGGATGACCCTGATACTTATCCGATGGCGGCAAAACGCCACAGCATCGAATACCTGCGTGAAGTGGCTCACCTTCGCCCGCGCACCAATCTGATTGGTGCTGTCGCCCGTGTGCGCAACACCCTCTCTCAGGCCATTCACCGTTTCTATCATGAAAACGGGTATTTCTGGGTGTCCACACCGCTGATCACTGCCTCCGATACTGAAGGCGCGGGTGAGATGTTCCGCGTATCGACACTGGATCTGCAAAATCTGCCGCGTACAGACAAAGGCGAAATCGACTTCAGCGAAGATTTCTTCGGCAAAGAAGCGTTCCTGACGGTTTCCGGCCAGCTGAACGGCGAAACGTATGCCTGTGCGCTGTCCAAGGTTTACACCTTCGGTCCGACTTTCCGTGCAGAGAATTCCAACACCAGCCGTCACCTTGCGGAATTCTGGATGGTAGAACCGGAAGTCGCATTTGCGACACTGGATGACATCGCAGCACTGGCTGAAAACATGCTTAAATATGTTTTCAAAGCCGTTTTAGACGAACGCGCAGACGATATGGCCTTTTTTGCTGACCGTGTAGACAAAGATGCTGTTGCACGCCTTGAGCGATTTGTAACATCCGATTTCGCCCAGGTAGACTACACCGATGCAGTAGAAATATTAATGAATTGTGATCAGAAATTCGAAAACCCGGTTTCATGGGGTGTCGACCTTTCTTCTGAGCATGAACGTTATCTCGCGGAACAGCATTTCAAAGCGCCGGTGGTGGTTAAAAACTATCCGAAAGATATCAAAGCCTTCTACATGCGTATGAATGACGATGGTAAAACCGTCGCGGCAATGGATGTTCTGGCACCGGGCATTGGTGAGATTATCGGTGGCTCTCAGCGTGAGGAACGTCTGGACGTACTGGACGCCCGTATGGCTGAAATGGGGCTAAATAAAGAAGATTATTGGTGGTATCGCGATCTTCGTCGTTACGGCACAGTCCCGCATTCAGGCTTCGGCCTTGGCTTTGAACGTTTAGTCGCCTATGTAACCGGTGTTCAAAACGTTCGTGACGTGATCCCGTTCCCACGTACACCACGTAGTGCAACCTTCTAA
- the pncB gene encoding nicotinate phosphoribosyltransferase has translation MTPYASPILTSLLDTDAYKLHMQQAVYHRYHNISVVAEFRCRGDELLGEYASEVRQQIQMMSQLALTDDEFTYLSGLPFFTQDYLNWLKTFRYNPEHVMVSDRNGHLHVRIEGPWREVIMWEVPLLAVISEVVHRQRSPQVTAQMAVEHLRKNLASFKEQAADIDLGAFRLMDFGTRRRFSGEVQEAIVSTLKNEFPYLVGTSNYDLAHKLQLAPVGTQAHEWFQAHQQISPVLANSQRAALQAWLDEYPDQLGIALTDCITMDAFLRDFGSKFANAYQGLRHDSGDPFEWGEKAITHYHALDIDPMTKTLVFSDNLDLDKALHLYRHFHQRVNLIFGIGTRLTCNIPGVKPLNIVIKLVQCNGKPVAKLSDSPGKTICQDKAFVKALRKAFDLPLVKKAS, from the coding sequence ATGACTCCATACGCCTCCCCGATTTTGACTTCGCTGTTAGATACCGATGCCTACAAGCTTCATATGCAGCAAGCAGTCTACCATCGCTACCACAACATCAGCGTCGTGGCAGAGTTCCGTTGCCGTGGTGATGAACTGCTGGGCGAATACGCCAGCGAGGTCCGCCAGCAAATCCAGATGATGAGTCAACTGGCGCTGACGGACGACGAGTTCACCTACCTTTCCGGGCTGCCGTTCTTCACGCAAGATTACCTGAACTGGCTAAAAACCTTCCGCTACAATCCTGAACATGTAATGGTTTCCGATCGCAACGGACATTTGCATGTGCGCATCGAGGGCCCGTGGCGTGAAGTGATTATGTGGGAAGTGCCTCTGCTCGCGGTCATCAGTGAAGTTGTCCATCGCCAGCGTTCTCCACAAGTGACGGCGCAAATGGCAGTGGAGCACCTGCGTAAAAATCTCGCCAGTTTTAAAGAACAGGCCGCAGATATCGATCTCGGTGCCTTCCGTCTGATGGATTTCGGTACCCGTCGTCGTTTCTCCGGTGAAGTTCAGGAAGCCATCGTCAGCACACTGAAAAATGAATTCCCTTATCTGGTCGGCACCAGTAACTACGATTTAGCGCATAAATTGCAGCTGGCACCGGTCGGCACGCAAGCCCACGAATGGTTCCAGGCACATCAGCAAATCAGCCCGGTTCTGGCTAACAGCCAGCGCGCGGCGTTGCAGGCCTGGCTGGACGAATATCCGGATCAGCTGGGGATCGCTCTCACTGACTGCATTACGATGGATGCTTTCCTGCGTGATTTCGGCAGCAAATTCGCCAATGCCTATCAGGGACTGCGCCATGATTCCGGGGATCCGTTTGAATGGGGTGAGAAAGCGATAACGCATTATCATGCGCTGGATATCGACCCGATGACCAAAACGCTGGTCTTTTCCGACAATCTGGATCTGGACAAAGCGTTACACCTGTATCGCCATTTCCATCAACGGGTGAATCTGATATTCGGGATTGGTACGCGTCTGACATGTAATATTCCGGGCGTGAAGCCGCTGAATATTGTCATTAAATTGGTACAGTGCAATGGCAAACCTGTCGCGAAACTCTCTGACAGCCCAGGCAAAACGATTTGCCAGGACAAAGCTTTTGTTAAAGCCCTGCGCAAAGCTTTCGATCTGCCGCTGGTGAAAAAAGCGTCCTGA
- the pepN gene encoding aminopeptidase N, with protein MTQLPQAKFRHDYRAPDYTITDIDLNFELDAQKTLVTAVSQIKRQGAEGAPLVLNGEDLTLISLKVNGQDWPKYQLKEGALEITGVPEAFELAIVNEIHPAKNTALEGLYLSGEALCTQCEAEGFRHITYYLDRPDVLARFTTRIVADKARYPYLLSNGNRIDQGELEGGKHWIKWQDPFPKPCYLFALVAGDFDVLRDSFKTRSGRDVALELFVDRGNLDRAGWAMESLKQSMKWDETRFNLEYDLDIFMIVAVDFFNMGAMENKGLNVFNSKYVLAKAETATDKDYLGIEAVIGHEYFHNWTGNRVTCRDWFQLSLKEGLTVFRDQEFSSDLGSRSVNRIDNVRVMRGAQFSEDASPMAHPIRPEKVIEMNNFYTLTVYEKGSEVIRMLHTLLGEEKFQAGMQLYFERHDGSAATCDDFVQAMEDASNVDLSLFRRWYSQSGTPVLTVRDDYDVEKQQYTLTVSQKTPPTPDQTEKLPLHIPLDIELYDPQGNVIALKQQGKTVSNVLNVTEAEQTFVFDDVEYPPVPSLLREFSAPVKLDYKWGDHQLTFLMKYARNDFARWDAAQSLLAIYIKLNVARHQQKLPLSLPLHVADAFRAVLLDENIDPALASQILTLPSENEIAELFDIIDPEAISAVHDAITRCLATEMADEFLAVYNANRLPAYRVVHEDIGKRSLRNTCLHYLAFADVTLADQLVRAQFEQADNMTDSLAAMSAAVSAQLPCRESLMAAYDERWHHDGLVMDKWFIQQATSPAADVLQKVRSLLNHRSFSMGNPNRVRSLIGAFASANPSAFHAADGSGYQFLTEMLTDLNTRNPQVAARMIEPLIRLKRYDQNRQALMRQALQQLKGLENLSGDLFEKITKALDA; from the coding sequence ATGACTCAACTGCCACAAGCCAAGTTCCGCCACGATTATCGTGCGCCGGACTATACCATCACGGACATTGACCTTAATTTCGAGCTTGATGCACAGAAGACCCTTGTGACTGCGGTCAGTCAGATTAAACGACAGGGCGCAGAGGGCGCGCCGCTGGTGCTCAACGGCGAAGACCTGACCCTTATTAGCCTGAAGGTTAACGGCCAGGACTGGCCAAAATATCAGTTAAAAGAAGGCGCACTGGAAATTACCGGTGTGCCGGAAGCCTTTGAACTGGCGATTGTTAATGAAATTCATCCGGCAAAAAACACTGCGCTCGAAGGATTGTATCTTTCCGGTGAAGCGCTTTGTACGCAGTGTGAAGCCGAGGGTTTCCGCCATATTACGTATTATCTGGATCGTCCGGATGTGCTGGCGCGTTTCACGACCCGCATTGTGGCGGATAAAGCCCGCTATCCTTATTTGCTGTCAAACGGTAACCGTATTGATCAGGGTGAGCTGGAAGGCGGCAAACACTGGATCAAATGGCAGGACCCGTTCCCGAAACCTTGCTACCTGTTTGCGCTGGTCGCGGGTGATTTTGATGTGTTGCGCGATTCCTTCAAAACCCGTTCCGGCCGGGATGTAGCGCTCGAACTGTTTGTCGATCGTGGCAATCTGGATCGTGCAGGCTGGGCGATGGAATCCCTGAAGCAGTCCATGAAATGGGACGAAACCCGTTTTAATCTGGAATACGACCTCGACATCTTTATGATTGTCGCCGTTGATTTCTTCAACATGGGCGCGATGGAGAACAAAGGCCTGAATGTCTTTAACTCCAAATACGTGCTGGCGAAAGCCGAAACCGCAACCGATAAAGATTACCTCGGTATCGAAGCGGTGATCGGCCATGAATACTTCCATAACTGGACCGGCAACCGCGTGACCTGCCGCGACTGGTTCCAGCTGAGCCTGAAAGAAGGCCTGACCGTATTCCGCGATCAGGAATTCAGCTCTGATCTGGGCTCGCGTTCAGTTAACCGCATCGATAACGTACGTGTCATGCGTGGTGCGCAGTTCTCTGAAGATGCCAGCCCGATGGCGCACCCGATCCGTCCGGAAAAAGTCATTGAAATGAATAACTTCTACACCCTGACGGTGTACGAGAAAGGTTCAGAAGTTATTCGCATGCTGCACACTTTGCTGGGTGAAGAGAAATTCCAGGCTGGCATGCAGTTGTATTTCGAGCGTCATGATGGCAGCGCGGCAACCTGTGACGATTTTGTACAGGCGATGGAAGATGCCTCAAACGTCGATCTTTCCCTGTTCCGTCGCTGGTACAGCCAGTCTGGTACACCAGTGCTGACCGTGCGCGACGACTATGACGTGGAAAAACAGCAATACACCCTGACTGTCAGCCAGAAAACCCCGCCGACGCCTGATCAGACTGAAAAGCTGCCACTGCATATCCCGCTGGATATTGAACTGTATGACCCGCAGGGCAATGTGATTGCGCTGAAACAACAGGGTAAGACGGTCAGTAACGTGCTGAACGTGACTGAAGCTGAGCAGACGTTTGTGTTTGACGACGTGGAATATCCGCCGGTGCCTTCCTTACTACGTGAATTCTCCGCACCGGTGAAACTCGATTACAAATGGGGCGATCATCAGCTGACTTTCCTGATGAAGTACGCGCGTAATGATTTCGCCCGCTGGGATGCGGCACAAAGCCTGCTGGCAATTTACATCAAACTGAACGTAGCGCGTCATCAGCAGAAACTGCCATTGTCCCTCCCGTTGCATGTGGCAGATGCGTTCCGGGCGGTATTGCTGGATGAGAACATTGATCCGGCGCTGGCGTCGCAGATTCTGACTCTGCCGTCTGAAAATGAAATTGCTGAACTGTTCGATATTATCGATCCTGAAGCGATCAGCGCTGTTCACGATGCGATCACCCGTTGTCTGGCAACCGAAATGGCGGATGAATTCCTGGCGGTTTACAACGCTAACCGTCTGCCTGCATACCGTGTCGTGCATGAAGATATCGGTAAACGTTCGCTGCGTAACACCTGCCTGCATTATCTGGCCTTTGCCGATGTGACGCTGGCAGATCAACTTGTCAGAGCGCAGTTTGAGCAGGCTGATAACATGACGGATTCTCTGGCGGCGATGTCTGCGGCGGTTTCCGCGCAACTGCCTTGCCGTGAATCCCTGATGGCGGCTTACGATGAGCGCTGGCATCACGACGGTCTGGTGATGGATAAATGGTTTATCCAGCAGGCGACCAGCCCGGCAGCCGATGTATTGCAGAAAGTCCGCTCACTGCTGAACCACCGTTCATTCAGCATGGGCAACCCGAACCGGGTCCGTTCATTAATCGGTGCTTTTGCGTCTGCCAATCCTTCTGCATTCCATGCCGCAGATGGCAGCGGTTATCAGTTCCTGACTGAAATGCTCACCGATCTTAACACCCGTAACCCGCAGGTAGCGGCGCGTATGATCGAGCCGTTGATCCGCCTGAAACGCTATGACCAAAACCGTCAGGCGCTGATGCGTCAGGCGCTGCAACAGCTGAAAGGGCTGGAAAATCTGTCCGGTGATTTGTTCGAGAAAATTACCAAAGCGTTAGATGCGTAA
- the ssuB gene encoding aliphatic sulfonates ABC transporter ATP-binding protein: MNAPARIPQGTPVTLSGITKKYGNRAVLNDINLRIPPGQFVAVVGRSGCGKSTLLRLLAGLEKTTQGELLSASAPLSQVREDTRLMFQDDRLLPWKKVIDNVGLGLKGQWREAAQAALEEVGLADRADDWPSALSGGQKQRVALARALIHRPRLLLLDEPLGALDALTRIEMQSLIERLWQQHDFTVLLVTHDVSEAVTVADRVILIDQGQIGMDLTVDLPRPRRKGSARLAELEAEVLERVLTPQPPHTVAQEAKRAQN, from the coding sequence ATGAACGCCCCCGCACGTATTCCGCAAGGCACGCCGGTGACACTGTCCGGCATCACCAAAAAATACGGTAACCGCGCCGTGCTGAACGATATCAATCTGCGCATTCCGCCCGGCCAGTTTGTAGCCGTCGTCGGGCGCAGCGGTTGTGGCAAAAGTACCCTGCTGCGTTTGCTGGCCGGGCTGGAAAAAACCACTCAGGGCGAACTGCTCAGCGCCAGCGCACCGCTGAGTCAGGTGCGCGAAGATACGCGTCTCATGTTTCAGGATGACCGCCTGCTGCCGTGGAAAAAGGTGATTGATAACGTGGGATTGGGCCTGAAAGGCCAGTGGCGTGAAGCCGCACAAGCTGCACTGGAAGAAGTCGGGCTGGCAGATCGTGCCGACGACTGGCCGTCAGCATTATCCGGCGGACAGAAACAACGCGTGGCACTAGCGCGTGCATTAATCCACCGCCCTCGCCTGCTGTTACTGGATGAACCGCTGGGCGCACTGGATGCCCTGACGCGCATCGAGATGCAAAGCCTGATCGAGCGTTTGTGGCAGCAGCATGATTTCACCGTGCTGCTGGTGACGCACGATGTCAGTGAAGCGGTGACCGTCGCTGACCGTGTGATCCTTATCGATCAGGGGCAGATTGGCATGGATTTAACGGTTGATTTGCCACGTCCGCGTCGTAAAGGTTCTGCGCGACTGGCGGAGCTGGAAGCCGAAGTGCTGGAACGCGTGCTGACGCCACAGCCTCCACACACGGTGGCGCAGGAAGCAAAACGCGCGCAAAACTGA
- the ssuC gene encoding aliphatic sulfonate ABC transporter permease SsuC, whose amino-acid sequence MTTTQRWLNRAAPWVVPVVLICGWQLAVEAGWLSNRILPAPSAVVEAFWTLAKSGELWQNLKISTFRALIGFAIGGSLGLLLGFITGLSRWGERLLDSSLQMLRNIPHLALIPLVILWFGIDESAKIFLVALGTLFPIYLNTYHGIRNIDRGLLEMSRSYGLSGFPLFIQVVLPGALPSIMVGVRFALGFMWLTLIVAETISANSGIGYLAMNAREFLQTDVVVVAIVLYAILGKLADVLARLLESVWLRWHPAYQKKQGDAA is encoded by the coding sequence ATGACAACGACACAACGCTGGCTGAACCGCGCTGCTCCCTGGGTAGTGCCGGTGGTTCTGATCTGTGGCTGGCAGCTGGCTGTCGAAGCGGGCTGGTTATCCAACCGCATTCTGCCCGCTCCCAGCGCAGTGGTGGAAGCCTTCTGGACACTGGCGAAGAGTGGCGAGCTGTGGCAGAACCTGAAAATCAGTACCTTCCGCGCTCTGATTGGTTTCGCTATCGGCGGCAGTCTCGGCTTGCTTCTCGGCTTTATTACCGGGCTTTCCCGCTGGGGCGAACGTCTGCTCGACAGTTCTCTGCAAATGCTACGAAACATTCCGCATCTGGCGCTGATCCCGCTGGTAATCCTGTGGTTCGGCATTGATGAATCCGCCAAGATCTTCCTGGTGGCGCTGGGAACGTTGTTCCCGATTTATCTCAACACTTACCACGGCATCCGCAATATCGACCGCGGTCTGCTTGAAATGTCGCGCAGTTACGGGCTTTCCGGTTTCCCGCTGTTTATTCAGGTGGTATTACCGGGCGCGTTGCCATCAATTATGGTCGGCGTACGATTTGCGCTGGGGTTCATGTGGCTGACGTTGATTGTGGCCGAAACCATTTCCGCCAACTCCGGGATTGGTTATCTGGCGATGAATGCCCGCGAGTTTTTACAAACTGACGTCGTGGTTGTCGCCATCGTGCTTTACGCCATTCTTGGCAAACTGGCCGATGTCCTTGCCCGCCTGCTGGAAAGTGTCTGGCTGCGCTGGCACCCTGCATATCAGAAAAAACAAGGAGATGCCGCATGA